CTCTTTACTCCTAACTCCTAACTCCTAACTCCTAACTCCTTACTCCTTACTCCTTACTCCTTACTCCTTACTCCTTACTCCTTACTCATTACTCCTTACTCATTACTCCTTACTCCTTACTCCTAACTCCTAACTCCTAACTCCTAACTCCTAACTCCTAACTCCTAACTCCTAACTCCTAACTCATTACTCCTAACTCCTAACTCCTTACTCCTTACTCCTTACTCATTACTCCTTACTGTCTTAAATGATGCACCAACGCCTGTAAGCCCAACAAGTAACTTTGGGCGCCAAAACCACTAATTTGTCCGATAGCTACTGGGGCGATATAAGAATGATGGCGGAAATCTTCTCGGCGGTAAATGTTACTCAAGTGTACTTCGACTGTAGGTAAGTTAACGCCAGTGATTGCATCGCGGAGGGCTACACTGGTATGGGTGTAAGCCCCGGGATTAATCAAAATTCCCTGATGTTTGCCGAATGCTTCATGAATAGTATCTACCAAAACCCCTTCATGATTTGACTGCAAGGGAAAAACTTCCGCCTGTAATTTTTGTCCTTCTGCTTGTAACAGGCGGTTAATTTCAGCCAGTGTCAACGAACCATAAATTCCTGGTTCTCGCTGTCCTAGCAAATTTAGGTTTGGCCCATGCAGTACTAAAATGCTTAAAGGTTGTAACGTCAAGTTCAGCACCTTTAGACTCTTAGCGACGACGAGAACGGTCATTTACTGGAATCGGAATCAGTTCCGGTTCCGGCTCGGTTTCTGGCCCTAATAGGGCTTCAATTAGCTTACGTGCCAATTCCTTAAGCTTTTCCAGTACCTTTTCTATATAGTCCATTGAACTGACGGCTCCTGAGATACTACCTCATTTTTTGATTAACAGCTACGCAGAAACTGGCGTACTTTCGCACCTCTGGCTTCTCATTTGGCTGACACACACTGCCGGATTTCGGGGATGAGCCACTTCTAAAATTTAGCGTTGTGATCTCCCTTACTTCTTAGATTATCACATTCTTAACCTAGAGGGCTGCATTGCCAGTTGGTTATCAGTGGTCATCTGCTGTACTGATGACAGATAGTCGCTGCTGCACCCATTTTTTAGACAAGAGTTAACTGTCAACCTCATTTTTTTTCGCTGCAGTTTTGCCAGATTTAGCAGTTGACTTCGATTGAGAATTAGTTGATTTAGTTGTCTTGCGAGTAGATTTCGCTGTTGGTTTTTTGCTTGCCAATAACGTCAGGGCTGTAGATAAAGTGATATTTTCTACTGTTTCATCTTCGGGAATGCTGACATTAATTTTGCCATGCTTGATGTAAGGCCCGTATGGTCCGTCATAAATGTTTACTGGTGTATCATCTTCTGGATGTATACCCAACTCGCGTAAGGCTGCTTTCGATTTGCTATTGGCGGCGCGTCCTTTTTTCGGTTCGGATAATAACTCTAATGCACGTTGCAAAGAAATTGTCAATACATTATCAGTAGCTTTCAGGGAGCGGTAATCTTTGCCTTCCTTACCTTGGTCATGAACGACATAAGGGCCAAAACGCCCCAAGCTGGCTTGAATTTTGCCACCAGTGTCAGGATGGACTCCCAAGGTTCGGGGTAGTGCCAAAAGACCCACAGCCATGTCCAGGGTGGCTGTTTCTGGGGTGACTCCCTTGGGTAGGGAAGCTTGTTTAGGTTTGGGGTTTTCTTCTGTCTTGTCGCCCAATTGCACGTAGGGGCCGTAAGTCCCAATTTTCACATAAATTGGTTCGCCAGTTTCGGGATGGCGACCGAGTTGGTCAGGGCCTGTGGTTTTTTGGCGCAGCAGGACTTCTACTTGTTTGGGGTCGAGGTCTGCTGGGGTGAGGTCTTTGGGAATGGAGGCTGTAACTACACCGTCGCCATTTTCGACTTCGATGTAAGGACCATATTTACCAATGCGGACTTTGGCGGCTAAATTTTCCAGTTCCACTGTCCTGGCTTTATTGGCATCAATCTGATTTTCCTGTTCCTTGACCAGGGTTTCTAAACCTTTTTCGCCGAGATAAAATTCCCGTAGGTAAGGTAGCCAATTAACCTGTCCTTCGGCGATGTCATCCAGGGTTTGCTCCATTTTAGAGGTAAAGCTGGGATCAACGATGTCGGGAAAATATTTTTCTAGGAGGTCGGTGACAGCGAAAGCGGTAAAGGTGGGGATGAGGGCGTTATTGGTTAATTGGGCGTAACCCTTATCAATAATTGTGCCGATGATGCTGGCGTAAGTACTGGGTCGCCCAATACCTTCGCTTTCTAGGGTTTTGACCAGAGTGGCTTCGGTGTACCTGGCTGGGGGTTGGGTTTCGTGTCCCACGGCTTCTAGGTCGGTACAATTGGGATGATCGCCGACTTTCAGGTTAGGCAAAATTACTTCCTTATCTTCCAATGCGGCTTCAGGATCATCTGATCCTTCGACATAGGCGCGTAAATACCCTGGAAAATCAATCCGTTTACCAGAGGAACGAAACCCAGCATCTTCAACTTGTAACTGCACAGTAACTTGAGTTTGGCGGGAGTCAGCCATTTGGGAGGCGACGGTGCGCTTCCAAATCAAATCATACACAGCCAGTTCCCGACCGCCTAAACCAGTTTCTTGGGGGGTGCGGAAACTGCTACCAGCCGGACGAATGGCTTCGTGTGCTTCCTGGGCACCTTTAGATTTGGTGGTGTATTGGCGGGGTTGGGGGCTGAGATATTGTTTACCGTAAAGTTGTTCTACACAGCTACGAGCAGCGGCGATCGCCTGCTCTGACAAATGCACCGAATCTGTACGCATATAGGTAATATACCCTTGCTCATACAAATTTTGGGCAACCCGCATTGTGTCTCTAGCTGAAAGGCGCAATTTCCGGTTGGATTCTTGTTGTAGTGTTGAGGTGGTAAACGGTGGTGCGGGTTTGCGGGTGACTGGACGTTCTTCGATGTCTGAGACAGTCCAGATTTGATCGCTCAGGCGTTCTTTGAGAGCTTCTGCTTGTTCTTCGTTGAGCAATAAGACATTGCGACCAGCGGCAATTTGTCCCGTCGCTGGGTCAAAATCGCTGCCGTTGGCAATTTTCGTCCCTCCTAGCGTCACCAACAGGGCGCTAAATGGCGTTTTTTCTTGCACCAAGCTGGCTTTTAAATCCCAATAAGTTCCCTCATGGAAAGCACGGCGTAGGCGTTCCTTTTTGACTAAAAGCCGCACCGCTACCGATTGTACCCGCCCTGCGGATAATCCCCAGGCGATTTTTTTCCACAGTAAGGGAGACAGGGTATAGCCTACGAGTCGATCCAAAATTCGCCGCGTTTCTTGGGCGCGAACTAACTGCTCATCAATATTACGGCAGTTTTTCAACGCTTTTTTGATGGCATCTTGGGTAATTTCGTGAAACACCATCCGCTTAGTCGGTACTTTCGGTTTCAATAATTGGTATAAGTGCCAACTAATGCTTTCGCCTTCACGGTCTTCGTCAGTTGCTAGAATCAGTTCATCTACCCCTTTGAGGGCTTCTTTAAGCTGAGTGACAATTTTCTTTTTGTCCTTGGGGACAACATACACCGGTTCAAAATCGGCGTCTACATTCACCCCCAGCTGCGCCCATTTTTCCCCTTTGACCGCTGCGGGAATTTCACTAGCTGACTGGGGTAGGTCACGCACATGACCCATTGACGCTTCCACCCGATAGCCTGATGGTAGGTAGTTGCGAATGGTACGAGCCTTGGTTGGAGATTCGACGATGACGAGAGTTGACATGGAAATTTTAAAAGAAATAATAGCTATTAAGCTAAACAGTCAAGTTGAGACAATTTCGGCGAGATGTCAAGAGCAACGTCCGCCCATAGATGTGATTTCATCCTCACACAACCTGGCTGCTAGAGTGAAAATCCGCTCTCACTTCGAGGGCGGTCTTTTCTTGAGGATAAGGTAGAATAATGCCGGGTGGTATTTCCAGCTATTTCAATCTTTAACTTATCTTGGGCATAATTGGCGACTATAGTTTTCCAAAAACCCATTTCTTTGGTAAAATGATAAAGACAGAAAAAACGTCCACCTATTTCAACACCTCGACTCCCCTCGGATGCTGAGTCGCAAATCGGGGGTGAGACCCATTTGATCAGCTATGTGAGGACGATTGTCGTTCGGGGCGCAAGGCCTAGATCCCCTACAAATCACGCCAAAAACTCTGATTTTTTCCGTGCCATGAGGGGTTAAACCCACCATTCGCTACTCAGTATCCGCTGGGTGCGTAGCTTTGGGAAAATGGTTGGTTGGGTTGAGGCTAACTCATCATAGTGATGTGAATTGGTGTTAAGAAAATAGCAGTTTCATTACCTGGTCCTTGTATTTTAAAAATATGGGATGACGCTTAATTTGCTCTGTAGATTTCTGCGGTAGTTGAATTAAGAATTCTTCCCTGACCGTACCTGGTTGTGAACTTAAAACATAAATACGTTGAGACAGAAAAATGGCTTCCTCAACATCGTGAGTAATCATCAAAATTGTAGTGCTTGTACGCCGCCAAATTTCCTGCAAGAATTTATGCATCACTTCTTTGGTCTGCACATCCAAGGCACCAAATGGTTCATCCATGAGCAAAATTTTGGGTTGCGATACCAAAGCACGAGCGATCGCTACCCGTTGCTTCATTCCACCAGAAAGTTCTTTTGGTAGGGCTTTAGCAAATCGCGACAAACCCACTATTTCTAAATAATCAGCCGACTGTTGTCGTCGGTTTCTCTTGGATACACCTTGCAGTTTTAAGCCAAATTCCACATTTTCTGCCACACTCATCCAAGGATATAGGGTGTAATTTTGAAACACAATACCACGGTCTGCTCCAGGACCTGTAACCCTTATCCCATCAACCTTGATCTCTCCTGATGTCACAGGATCTAAACCCGCAATTAACCGCAGCAAGGTTGACTTACCACAACCACTTGTCCCCACTACACAGACAAATTCTCCTTCTTCAATATGCAAATTGATATCTTCTAGGACTATCAGTGAGCCGCGTTTAGTTAGCAATTGTTTAGATACTTGATTAACCTGTAAATACATATATTTATTAACATTAGCTATTTATTTTAGTTCCTAATCGATAGACCATTTACAGCTAAGGCGCAGTAATAACCGAAACAGTAAATCTATCGCTAACCCGATTAAACCAATAACAATTAATCCCACAAAAATTTCATCGGTTTTCAGAAATCTTTGAGCAACACTAATCCTACGACCTAAACCTTCTGTCGCTGCTACCAATTCCGCAACAATCACCAAGTTCCAAGATGCTGCCATATTAACGCGACAAGCATCAATTATGTTAGGGATAATAAAGGGGAAAATGACTTGTAGTAAAACTTGTAATCTTCTACCACCTAGAGTATAAGTAGTTTCGATTAGTTCTTGAGGAACAAACTTCACTGCATCCATCACCATTAAGGTATTAAAAAATAAAGTGCCGATAAAAATCAGCATAATTTTTGGCGTTTCATCTAAACCAAAATATAAAATTAGTAAAGGAATAAACGCAGGCGCCGGCATATAGCGGATAATCCCAATAATTGGTTCCAGTAAAGCCCGAATACTGGCAAAAGCCCCCATCAGTGTACCCAAAGGTATAGAAATAATTGCTACTAATAAAAAACCAGTCAGTACCCGAAACAAACTAAAGGTAATATCGGTTTGTAAATCTCCACTGACCCACAGACGCTGAAAAGCATTCCCAACCTGAATGGGAGTAGGAAGTAATAAAGGTGAGATTAAATTACTATTAGAAATAATCCACCATGTGACTAGAGGAAGACTAATTGACAAAAAAATTAAAGTCCTAGTCAAGGCTTTAGGAATATCTTCAGCAATGCGCCAAAAGACAGTGAATGGCAACATTTTTTGTTGATAAGGAGAATTACGGAGCTTTTTTTTGTTTAGCAGCATAGGCTTTGATAAAACGATCATCAAACAATTTGCTGGTGTCAGGTAATTGTTTTGCTAGTTTAGATTCCACTAGAAATTTACCAATTTCGCCAGCAGCATAATTTAGAGATTTCATATTGCTACCGGGGCGAAAAGCTTCTAAATTTTCTTCTATTGTAAATATTTTCGTTCCAGCGTCGTATTCCTGATATTCCTTAACCGATACGCCCGCACGTTTCGCCAAAATTTCGAGAGATTTTTCCCGATTTTTTTTGATAAAATCCAAAGTAGCAAACCAAGTATCCACCAAAGCTTGGACAGATTCGGGTTGTTTATCAATCAACTGGCGAGTCACTACTAAATGATCAGGAATTGCTCCAGGAAAGTCTTTGGAACTGAATAAGTCCTTGCTTCCAGGACGTGATAAAGCCTTGGTTGTGAATGGTGCAAAAACACAGACTGCATCAACTTTACCAGCCACAAAAGCAGCAGCAGCAGCACCTGTTTCTAATGGTTTGAAGTTAATATCTGCTTGGGTTAAACCTGCTTTTTTTAAACCTAGTAACAAGAGAAAATGGTCAACTGTACCTTCTTCGGCTGCAACTGTTTTCCCTTTGAGGTCAGCAATGCTATTAATTCCTTCACGAACAATAATTTTATCGTTGCCAGTCGAGTTATCGTTCACTAAAACTATAACTTGATCTGAACCACCAGCCACAGAGCTAATTGTATCATTCAACGTTTGGCTATTTACATTGAGTTGACCTGCTGTCAAGGCTTTGATGGAATCTAAATAGCCATCGAACCACTTTAAATTTACATTAACTTTCTGAGCTTCAAATAGCTTTTGTTCTTGTGCTATTTGCCAGGGAAACCAACCAGGCCAAGCGCTAAAACCCATAGAAATTCCAGTATTAGTTATAGCTGGGGGTGTAGAATCACTGGTTGTAGGAATTTGTGAATTATTACCGCAACTAACAACAAATAATAAACTTATACAGAATAAAGCGAAAAAAGATATAAATGCGCGGATGCTTCTCTGAATTTTTAGCATAAAAAATAGCTTTACTTGCTTTAATTGTTTATCCGAACTACAGAAATTTCTGTCGCCGAATTTTGCTTAAAACTTCCTTAGATGTACCCCTTATCAAATTACTACAGTTGGGGTCATTCCAGAGTATTCAGCCATAAGTATTTTTTGTAATGACTAGATATTTCATAGGTAAAAACTTATGATAGACATATTACTTAAGTATATAGTATCATCCCTCAGCCTGTTTTTTCTCTGCGCTCTCTGCGGACTCTGCGGTGAAAAAAGTTATTTATTTAACCACCCAGACACAGAGGATGTTTAGCCGCCTAAATTTTCAGATACCCATAAATCCACCCGATATGATAGCTGTAGGGGCAAGGCAATGCCTTGCCCCTACGCGCTTTAATGCTCAAAATGGGCAAGGCAATGCCTTGCCCCTACGCGCTTTAATGATCAAAAGCTACTACCATTTATGGAACAAGCTTTCAAGCTGGGGACAGTCTGTACCATAAGACAGAAAGGTTTATGGCAATTTGGTAAAGAACAATAGATAGAATAAACAGAGTCAGCCTTGATATCTAATCGCCAAAGCCTACATATCTCATGGATTTTGCTAATCTTGCATCCCAGTTAAATGCTGGAACGATTTTGCCAGAGGGAATTGTGATTCTCACCCTCTTGGGGGTTTTGATTGTTGATTTGATTTTAGGGCGTACATCCTCACGCTGGATTGGATATCTGGCGATCGCCGGGTTACTAAGTTCGATTGTCGCCCTGTATTTTCAATGGGACAGCACTAATCCCATCTCCTTTAGCGGTGAATTTAACAGTGACGACCTCAGTATTGTCTTTCGCGGTATCATTGCTTTGTCTGCCGCTGTGACTATATTGATGTCCATTCGTTACATTGAACAGAGTGGCACCGCTTTAGCGGAATTCATCGCGATTTTGCTCACAGCTACCTTGGGAGCAATGTTTCTCTCTGGGGCTAGTGAGTTAGTGATGATTTTCATCTCACTAGAAACACTGAGTATTTCCTCTTATTTGTTGACAGGTTATACCAAGCGTGACCCACGCTCCAATGAAGCGGCGCTGAAATACTTGTTGATTGGGGCTTCGAGTACAGCGGTATTTTTATATGGGGTATCGCTGTTGTATGGTCTATCGGGTGGACAAACGGAACTGAGTGCGATCGCCAATGGTATCGCCACAGCTAAGGTCGGTCAATCCCTAGGCTTAGTCATAGCCCTTGTATTTGTGATTGCAGGTATTGGCTTTAAAATCTCCGCCGCACCCTTCCACCAGTGGACACCAGACGTTTATGAAGGCGCACCCACTCCAGTGATTGCCTTTTTATCTGTCGGTTCCAAAGCGGCTGGATTTGCCTTAGCGATTCGCTTACTGACCGTAGTCTTCCCCCTCGTGGCTGACGAATGGAGGTTTGTCTTTACCGCCCTCGCCGTGCTAAGTATGATCTTGGGTAACGTAGTCGCCCTCGCCCAAACCAGCATGAAACGGATGTTAGCTTATTCATCCATTGCCCAAGCTGGGTTTGTGATGATTGGCTTGATTGCGGGTACAAATGCGGGATATTCCAGTATGATTTTTTACCTGCTGGTCTATTTGTTCATGAACCTGTGCGGCTTTACCTGTATCATTCTGTTCTCTCTACGGACGGGAACTGACCAGATTGCGGAATACTCCGGTTTGTATCAAAAAGACCCACTCCTCACCCTGGCGTTGAGCATCTCCCTGCTTTCCTTGGGTGGGATTCCCCCACTAGCGGGATTTTTCGGGAAGATTTACTTGTTCTGGGCTGGTTGGCAAGCCGGTCTTTACTGGTTAGTCTTGTTAGGTTTAGTGACAAGTGTCGTCTCCATCTACTACTACATTCGTGTAGTCAAAATGATGGTCGTCAAAGAACCTCAAGAAATGTCGGAAGTGGTGCAAAATTATCCCGACATCAATTGGAATTTGCCTGGGTTTAGACCTTTGCAAGTTGGGCTAATTGTGACCTTAATTGCCACTTCTATCGCGGGTATTTTGTCAAATCCGCTGTTTACCCTGGTAAATAATTCCGTTGCCCATACTCCAATTTTACAAGCAACAAAAATTGTGAGTACTCAGGCTAGCGTGATTACCACAAAACTGCCAGAACAATTGTAGGCTTAATCGCCAACTTGATCAATGTCTAGGGGTACGGCTAATAACCGTGCCCCTGATTTTCTCCCCCTCAACGGCCGATTTCTACATCTTCGAGAATACCGAGTGCATCCGGGACAAGGACGGCTGCGGAGTAATAGGCGGTGACGAGGTAGGACATGATCGCCTTTTCACTAATACCCATAAATCGCACAGACAAGCTGGGTTGGTATTCGTCGGGGATACCAGTTTGGTGTAGCCCAATCACGCCTTGGTCTTCCACACCGGTGCGGAGTGCAAGGATAGAACTAGTCTGGTTTCTAGTAATCGGGATTTTGTTACAAGGAAGAATAGGTACATTGCGCCAGGTGATTACCTTACTCCCATCCATGTCAATGCTTTCTGTGGAGATACCCAAACGGTTACACTCCCGACCGAAGGCTGCAATAGTGCGAGGATGAGCCAGAAAAAACTTCGTCTTGCGCCGACGGGTAATCAGTTCATCAAGGTCATCGGGAGTGGGGCGACCGCTGCGGCTGTAGATACGCTGTTTGAGGTCAGCATTGTGCAGCAACCCAAATTCGCGATTGTTGATCAACTCATGTTCTTGACGTTCCCGCAAAGCCTCTATCGTCAGCCGCAATTGTTGTTCCGTCTGGTTGTACGGTTCATTGTACAGATCCGCAACGCGAGTATTTACCCGCAACATAGTCTGAGCAATGCTCAACTCATATTCCCGGGGTGAGAGTTCGTAGTCAACAAATGTTCCCGGTAACGTCGTCTCTGTGCTATGATTAGAGGAAAAGGCGATTAAAGCTTCACCGTACTTGTTTTGTGGTTGTGCGGCGCGATTCCTCAACTCCTCAAGGTGAGCCTGCAAAGTCTGCGACCGGTTGAGCAGTTCCCGAAACGCCTGCTGTGGTAGCGCCAATACCGTGGTTCGGGTCACAGCCTGGATGGTGAATTTCCAAGTTCCTTCTGGCTCCACCAACGCCTGATCACCGAAATGGTCGCCGTCCGCCAGCATATCCAACAGAGGCTGCTGGTCATATTTGCCAATACCAATCTTGTTCACCTTGCCATGAGCAATTAAGAATAGCCGCTCGGCTGGTTGACCTGATTGGACTATAATATCACCAGGTGCGAACTCTTGTTGCACAAACCGACCCGCCAAGGCGCTTAACACCTCAGTGTCCTCAAACCCTCGCAGCAATGGTAACTCACAAAGTTCTTGGGGAATTACCTGTACCGTCGTTCCGGTGTTGGTGAAAGTAACTCGCCCATCACCCACGGTATAGGTCAAGCGACGGTTTAGCTGATAGGTGCCACCCTGCGTCTGCACCCACGGCAACATCTTCAACAACCACCGTGAGGTAATTTCCTGCATCTGTGGTGCAGATTTGGTGGTCGTGGACAAATTTCGGGCAGCATCTTTACTCAAACTCAGTTGAGGTTGTCTGCTCTCAACATCCAAACCCGAATCATTAGAATACGTCATAGAACCTCGCGGTAAGTGGGAAACTCAGTGTCTTTAGACCGCTCGTGGGAAACGACTCTTTACAGCAGTTTTCATCTATTTAGACCACAAGCTGATATTTGTATTTCTTTCTTCCTTCCCTACGGGACGCTCCGCGAATGCGCCTTCTCTGCGAGACGCTCCGCGAATGCGCCTTCCCTACGGGACGCTGCGCGAATGCGTGAGATATAAAGATGTGGTTCATTTACCGAAAGCTTGGGTCTAGAGCCGCCGTTCTTCTAGGACGGCTTTTTGGTAAAATAGTGGCAACAGGCAGGGCATTGTCTGTCGGGCTAGGTGATGTAAGACGGGCTATGCCTGCTATTGCTGTTTGAATCCAGAATCCCTGAACTTTCAGATCAGGGAGTATGTCAATAAAAATGCCTGATCCAATAGGTGAGAGGTTAAGACTATAACCATTTTGTCAATGAGTAATTATACCAATTTAAACAAAGAATGCGACAGATAGATTGGGTAGGGGCGCAAGGCCTTGCGCCCCTACAGATTATCGATTTATGGCAAAGATTTTTTGAATTGGTATTACGCCCAATTTTCTACGTAATTACTCATTGACAAAAATCATTCACCTTAACCTCTGATGAATCTGATGAATAAATATTTAACTAACGCCCAATTTCGACATCTTCAAGAATGCCAAGTGCGTCAGGAACAAGGACAGCTGCGGAGTAGTAGGCGGTGACGAGGTAGGAGATGATCGCCTGTTCGGTGATGCCCATGAAGCGGACAGATAGGCTAGGTTGGTATTCATCGGGGATACCAGTTTGATGTAAACCGATTACCCCTTGTTTTTCTAGACCAGTGCGGAGCAAGAGAATAGAACTAGTGCGATTATTGGTGATGGGTATCTTATTGCAGGGGAAAATTGGTACACCGCGCCAAGCTGTGACCTGAGCGCCGTTAATATCTACGCTGGTAGGATAGACACCCACGCGGTTGGCTTCCCGACCGAAAGCAGCGATTGTCCGGGGGTGAGCCAGGAAGAATGCCGGTTCTTTCCATATCGTCGCTAGCAATTCGTCTAGGTCATCGGGGGTAGGTGCGCCACCACGGCTGTAGATGCGGTGTTTGAGGTCGGCGTTGTGCAGCAACCCGAATTCGCGGTTGTTGATCAACTCGTGTTCTTGACGTTCCCGCAATGCTTCGACAGTCAGCCGCAATTGTTCTTCCGTCTGATTGTAGGGTTCGTTGTAGAGATCGGCGACCCGGGTACTCACGCGCAACACGGTTTGGGCGAGGCTCAACTCATATTCCCTGGGTGAGAGATCGTAATCAACGAAGGTTCCCGCCAATGCAGTCTCTTGGGGATGATCAGTTGTCAGCTCAATCGCGGCTTCACCTTGGGCATTCTGTGGCTGGCTCAGGCGATCGCGAAACTGTTCAACATGAGTTCGCAACGCTTCGGACTGAGCGATCAGCCCTTCAAACACCTGTTGGGGTAGCGATAAGACTATGGTTCTGGTAATCGCCTTGAACGTGTATTGCCAGGTGTCCTCGGACTGCACCACAGTTTCATCGCCGAAATGGTCGCCGTCGGCCAGCACATCCAACACGATTTGCTCGTCATACTTGCCAACACCAATCTTATTCACTTTACCATGAGCAATCAGGATGATGCGATCAGCCGGTTGACCAATTTCGACAATCACATCATCTGGGGCGAACTCCTGCTGCACAAACTGGTTTGCCAACGAGGTCAATACTTGCGTGTCTTCAAACCCTCTGAGCAATGGTAACTCAGTCAGTTCCTGGGGAATCACCTGCACCGTCGCTCCGACGTTGGTGAAACTGATCCGCCCATCACCCACGGTATAAGTAAACCGTCGGTTGACGCGATATACGCCACCCTTGGTTTGCACCCACGGTAACAGTCTTAACAACCACCGCGATGTAATTTCCTGCATCTGCGGTGCAGATTTGGTCGTCGTCGCCAAATTTTTGGCAGCCCCTGTACTCAAACTCAACTGGGGCTGCTGACCTTCAACATTCACATTGGAATCACTAGAATAAGTCACAACTTCATCCTCCAAGTTCTAGTTAGTAAGAAACCGATCTCAAATGAATTACTAATTTGTGTAATTGGTAATTCGTAATTCGTAATTAAAACGCAGAACAACTCAATTGATTCCTTGCTCTGAGCCACTTAGCTTGCTTATAAAACTTGCTAAGGATAGGTTCCGGGTTAATTACGAATTACGAATTATCAATTACCAATTATTCTGACCCTAGATCCCCTGCACCGATCAACGAGCTGATACGTGCAGTCGAGGTGCCCAGCCCTGTGGGACCACCAAGGAACTGTTTTGACGAAATAATTGACTCAGCCTTGTCGGTCGGTATGGACTGAATGCTGTCCTCACCAGTCTTAGATATAGATGGCGTGCCAATCTTTGCTGCTGAAGTACCTAGCCCATTGAGGACACCAATTAACTGTTTTGACAAAATAGCCTTCTCGGTGGGTATGGATTGAATGCTTCTCTCATCAGTCTTAGATGATGGCGTGCCAATCTTTGCCGCCGAACTACCTAGCCCATTGAGGACACCAACCAACTGTTTTTGTACTTCTGCGGGGGCTGAGGAGTCTAACGCTGTAGGGAGATTGAACAGGTTCCTGGGGCTTGGATCGCGTCCAAATTCAGATTCTTTATAGTAACTAGTTCCCAACTGCCATTTGAGGA
The Gloeotrichia echinulata CP02 DNA segment above includes these coding regions:
- a CDS encoding family 2B encapsulin nanocompartment shell protein, producing the protein MTYSNDSGLDVESRQPQLSLSKDAARNLSTTTKSAPQMQEITSRWLLKMLPWVQTQGGTYQLNRRLTYTVGDGRVTFTNTGTTVQVIPQELCELPLLRGFEDTEVLSALAGRFVQQEFAPGDIIVQSGQPAERLFLIAHGKVNKIGIGKYDQQPLLDMLADGDHFGDQALVEPEGTWKFTIQAVTRTTVLALPQQAFRELLNRSQTLQAHLEELRNRAAQPQNKYGEALIAFSSNHSTETTLPGTFVDYELSPREYELSIAQTMLRVNTRVADLYNEPYNQTEQQLRLTIEALRERQEHELINNREFGLLHNADLKQRIYSRSGRPTPDDLDELITRRRKTKFFLAHPRTIAAFGRECNRLGISTESIDMDGSKVITWRNVPILPCNKIPITRNQTSSILALRTGVEDQGVIGLHQTGIPDEYQPSLSVRFMGISEKAIMSYLVTAYYSAAVLVPDALGILEDVEIGR
- a CDS encoding family 2B encapsulin nanocompartment shell protein; translation: MTYSSDSNVNVEGQQPQLSLSTGAAKNLATTTKSAPQMQEITSRWLLRLLPWVQTKGGVYRVNRRFTYTVGDGRISFTNVGATVQVIPQELTELPLLRGFEDTQVLTSLANQFVQQEFAPDDVIVEIGQPADRIILIAHGKVNKIGVGKYDEQIVLDVLADGDHFGDETVVQSEDTWQYTFKAITRTIVLSLPQQVFEGLIAQSEALRTHVEQFRDRLSQPQNAQGEAAIELTTDHPQETALAGTFVDYDLSPREYELSLAQTVLRVSTRVADLYNEPYNQTEEQLRLTVEALRERQEHELINNREFGLLHNADLKHRIYSRGGAPTPDDLDELLATIWKEPAFFLAHPRTIAAFGREANRVGVYPTSVDINGAQVTAWRGVPIFPCNKIPITNNRTSSILLLRTGLEKQGVIGLHQTGIPDEYQPSLSVRFMGITEQAIISYLVTAYYSAAVLVPDALGILEDVEIGR